Proteins encoded within one genomic window of Micromonospora halotolerans:
- a CDS encoding TMEM175 family protein, with protein sequence MTRDASRVETFSDGVFAVVLTVMAVELLQNGPARDPGRQLPDALVQAWPAYLAYVITFGIAGQIWLGHHNMWRYVVRVDQVLLMFNLLVLLFVAAIPFTADLLADNLRGSGTEQRLTAVLYLGTVLGESFFFNLSWWWARRHHLLHPDLDPQLAGAVSRRLVVRPLLYTVAFAFVFVDPILSLLLYLLLLVGLSLVRRPGDLPRAGEVSGRGR encoded by the coding sequence ATGACCCGGGACGCCTCCCGGGTGGAGACGTTCAGCGACGGCGTCTTCGCGGTCGTGCTGACGGTGATGGCCGTCGAACTGCTCCAGAACGGCCCGGCCCGGGATCCCGGGCGACAGCTCCCCGACGCCCTCGTCCAGGCCTGGCCGGCCTACCTGGCCTACGTGATCACCTTCGGGATCGCCGGCCAGATCTGGCTCGGCCACCACAACATGTGGCGGTACGTGGTCCGGGTCGACCAGGTGCTGCTCATGTTCAACCTGCTCGTGCTGCTCTTCGTGGCGGCGATCCCGTTCACCGCCGACCTGTTGGCGGACAACCTGCGCGGCAGCGGGACCGAGCAGCGGCTGACCGCCGTCCTCTACCTCGGCACCGTGCTGGGGGAGTCGTTCTTCTTCAACCTGAGCTGGTGGTGGGCCCGGCGGCACCACCTGCTCCACCCCGATCTGGACCCGCAACTGGCCGGAGCGGTCTCGCGGCGGCTGGTGGTGCGTCCGCTGCTCTACACGGTCGCCTTCGCCTTCGTCTTCGTCGACCCGATCCTCAGCCTGCTCCTCTACCTGCTGCTGCTCGTCGGTCTCTCCCTCGTCCGCCGTCCCGGCGACCTGCCCCGCGCCGGCGAGGTCAGCGGCCGAGGTCGCTGA
- a CDS encoding Rieske 2Fe-2S domain-containing protein, with translation MRVTGTGHASMRIDTAAGSILCDPWVNPAYFASWFPFPDNSQLDWATLGQCDYLYVSHLHRDHFDARHLRDHISKDATVLLPEFPTSEMEDELRELGFTKFLKAPNEQVVELPGGLKIMIQALTSPTDGPIGDSSLWVEYDGVRLLNQNDARPTDLTVFAELGHVHAHLLQFSGAIWYPMVYELPQAAKTAFGKQKRERQFDRTWRYIDDLKADHVFPIAGPPCFLDDELFQFNDIFGDEGNIFPDQSVFLSEYAKVGGTNGIVLLPGSVAEVTTEGATTTHPVPVEEFFANKRAHLEEMRERKRPIIEAEKASWRHPEVDVLGEMKRRIEPLLDESIYLAKGVGGPVRFDLVGYDGESVESIVVDFPGKEVRPYADEKVRYRFRTERALVEHLLHIGEVDWVNSLFLSCRFSAARIGQYNEFVYAFFKCLSEERLQYAEGWYDEHERAVDAEDITLDGWVVQRRCPHLKADLSRFGIVEGDQLTCQLHGWKFDMASGRCLTSVGHKIRAHRADADTPAPAGEAVS, from the coding sequence GTGCGAGTGACCGGTACGGGCCATGCCAGCATGCGGATCGACACGGCCGCGGGCAGCATCCTGTGCGACCCGTGGGTCAATCCCGCCTACTTCGCCTCCTGGTTCCCCTTCCCGGACAACTCCCAGCTCGACTGGGCGACCCTCGGCCAGTGCGACTACCTGTACGTGTCGCACCTGCACCGGGACCACTTCGACGCCCGGCACCTGCGGGATCACATCTCCAAGGACGCCACCGTCCTGCTCCCCGAGTTCCCCACCTCGGAGATGGAGGACGAGCTGCGGGAGTTGGGCTTCACCAAGTTCCTCAAGGCCCCGAACGAGCAGGTCGTGGAGCTGCCCGGCGGCCTGAAGATCATGATCCAGGCGTTGACCAGCCCGACCGACGGCCCGATCGGCGACTCCTCGCTCTGGGTGGAGTACGACGGGGTCCGGCTGCTCAACCAGAACGACGCCCGGCCCACCGACCTGACCGTCTTCGCCGAGCTGGGCCACGTGCACGCGCACCTGCTCCAGTTCTCCGGCGCGATCTGGTACCCGATGGTCTACGAGCTGCCCCAGGCGGCGAAGACCGCGTTCGGCAAGCAGAAGCGGGAGCGGCAGTTCGACCGCACCTGGCGCTACATCGACGACCTGAAGGCCGACCACGTCTTCCCGATCGCCGGCCCGCCCTGCTTCCTCGACGACGAGCTGTTCCAGTTCAACGACATCTTCGGCGACGAGGGGAACATCTTCCCCGACCAGTCGGTGTTCCTGTCCGAGTACGCCAAGGTCGGCGGGACCAACGGCATCGTCCTGCTGCCGGGCAGCGTCGCGGAGGTCACCACCGAGGGCGCGACGACCACCCACCCGGTGCCCGTCGAGGAGTTCTTCGCGAACAAGCGCGCCCACCTGGAGGAGATGCGGGAGCGCAAGCGCCCGATCATCGAGGCCGAGAAGGCGTCGTGGCGGCACCCCGAGGTGGACGTGCTCGGCGAGATGAAGCGCCGGATCGAGCCGCTGCTGGACGAGTCGATCTACCTGGCCAAGGGTGTCGGCGGTCCGGTGCGCTTCGACCTCGTCGGCTACGACGGGGAATCGGTCGAATCAATCGTGGTGGACTTCCCGGGCAAGGAGGTCCGGCCGTACGCGGACGAGAAGGTCCGCTACCGGTTCCGCACCGAGCGGGCCCTTGTCGAGCACCTGCTGCACATCGGCGAGGTCGACTGGGTCAACTCGCTCTTCCTCTCCTGCCGGTTCTCGGCGGCCCGGATCGGCCAGTACAACGAGTTCGTCTACGCGTTCTTCAAGTGCCTCTCGGAGGAGCGCCTCCAGTACGCCGAGGGCTGGTACGACGAGCACGAGCGGGCCGTCGACGCCGAGGACATCACCCTCGACGGCTGGGTGGTGCAGCGCCGCTGCCCGCACCTGAAGGCGGACCTGAGCCGGTTCGGCATCGTGGAGGGCGACCAGCTCACCTGCCAGCTGCACGGGTGGAAGTTCGACATGGCGAGCGGCCGCTGCCTCACCAGCGTCGGCCACAAGATCCGCGCCCACCGGGCGGACGCCGACACCCCGGCCCCCGCGGGCGAGGCAGTCAGCTGA
- a CDS encoding DUF2631 domain-containing protein, producing the protein MAGSEPVTAPDQHRPGHRKSGRIGAVLSAAVLVLMALCGNHEGNVENIWLFGLAALLLAIVIGDAVLRRNGLRS; encoded by the coding sequence GTGGCAGGAAGCGAGCCGGTAACCGCGCCCGACCAGCACCGGCCGGGGCACCGCAAGTCCGGACGGATCGGCGCGGTGCTGTCGGCGGCGGTGTTGGTGCTCATGGCGCTCTGCGGCAACCACGAGGGCAACGTCGAGAACATCTGGCTGTTCGGCCTCGCGGCGCTGCTGCTGGCCATCGTCATCGGCGACGCCGTGCTGCGCCGCAACGGCCTGCGGTCCTGA